In Malassezia vespertilionis chromosome 7, complete sequence, the following proteins share a genomic window:
- a CDS encoding uncharacterized protein (EggNog:ENOG503P8V7), whose product MTGAEGDIAMLLDAPQAITSPTPFLAPDTIFHLSGSTATSHSAQDDRIQAILAFLSDPEKARACAALQVIETPDFKPANAPSSLARTRGASAVVDDMSDAAFRARHAKPERMEKRLRHQEKETLVRDRRRHLNRIAALERVNVARLVPMLAAREQEQGRAVQSEVAYTEHLSLLQERLLAEAHATLQRYDTLLPGEARASSGASAQRVKSRAPLSTRLGPSLHELSNEVCTLYPDRTRQHPDTAFGERVPDYLTRSAPFEEAIAEFLA is encoded by the exons ATGACAGGCGCCGAAGGCGACATTGCAATGCtactcgacgcgccgcaagctATAACATCGC CGACCCCGTTTCTCGCGCCTGATACCATTTTCCACCTCAGTGGGAGCACAGCCACATCGCATTCCGCGCAAGACGACCGCATCCAAGCCATCCTTGCGTTCCTTTCGGACCcagaaaaagcgcgcgcctgtgccgcgtTGCAGGTCATCGAGACGCCTGATTTCAAGCCGGCGAATGCGCCGTCCAGTCTTGCGCgtacgcgcggcgcatccgcggTAGTGGACGACATGTCCGACGCGGCCTtccgagcgcggcacgccaagcCCGAACGGATGGAAAAGCGTCTTCGGCACCAAGAGAAGGAAAcgctcgtgcgcgatcGGAGGCGCCATCTCAACCGCATTGCCGCTCTGGAGCGTGTAAATGTAGCACGGCTTGTACCTATGCTAGCCGCACGCGAACAGGAGCAGGGCCGCGCCGTCCAGAGCGAAGTTGCATATACTGAACACCTATCCTTGCTACAGGAGCGGCTACTTGCGGAAGCGCACGCGACATTGCAGCGGTACGACACGCTGCTACCAggcgaagcgcgtgcgAGTTCAGGCGCcagtgcgcagcgcgtcaagagccgcgcgccgctgagcACGCGTCTTGGCCCATCCCTGCACGAGCTTTCGAATGAAGTGTGCACCCTATACCCCGATCGCACTCGGCAGCATCCGGATACCGCatttggcgagcgcgtgccCGACTATCTcacgcgcagtgcgccgttCGAAGAAGCCATAGCCGAATTCCTAGCGTAG
- a CDS encoding uncharacterized protein (EggNog:ENOG503NX3C; COG:C) produces the protein MAHAPARFRHLHPTIIMSAQIPSTMQAIVVEGKGQASIKEVPTPKPTDGQVLVKIHDVAVNPTDWKHLDFFGKANTILGSDFAGTIVAKAPDANTSLEIGTRVFSMTHGGFYEGVGAYAQYLAVHPNGLCPLPKELSDETAAGLGIGTYTAIFGLFQKEHLALPKLDPNTKTLPPVDESKKILVWSGASNVGQYVIQLARALGMYVIATASPRNHEWLKSLGASATYNYSDNGVAELIGKEHPGICYAFDAYSENNSATQCLTAMDHSKPGRYLSVLNPGPEEHKANPNVQMSFVLLYTLDGRELDLFGLKRSKEQCMQDVRYFGELNAEEYVPKLIMNGILKPAPLHLLKGGLSAVHEGLDLVRTGKNSGKKVVIPL, from the coding sequence ATGGCCCATGCACCCGCGCGGTTCCGTCATTTGCATCCCACCATCATCATGTCTGCTCAAATTCCCTCTACTATGCAAGCCATCGTTGTCGAAGGCAAAGGCCAAGCTTCTATCAAGGAGGTGCCTACGCCGAAGCCTACTGATGGCCAGGTGCTTGTCAAGATCCACGACGTGGCCGTTAACCCCACTGACTGGAAGCACCTCGACTTTTTTGGCAAGGCCAATACGATCCTCGGCTCTGACTTTGCCGGCACGATCGTGGCCAAGGCTCCCGATGCCAACACCTCCCTCGAGAttggcacgcgcgtgtTCAGCATGACCCACGGCGGCTTCTACGAAGGCGTCGGTGCCTATGCACAGTACCTTGCCGTGCATCCCAACGGCCTCTGCCCGCTGCCCAAGGAGCTCTCCGACGAGACTGCGGCGGGCCTGGGCATCGGCACCTACACGGCCATATTTGGTCTTTTCCAGAAAGAGCACCTGGCACTCCCCAAGCTCGACCCAAACACCAAGACGCTCCCGCCCGTCGACGAGTCGAAAAAGATTCTCGTCTGGTCCGGCGCTTCGAACGTCGGGCAGTACGTGATacagcttgcgcgcgctttgggCATGTACGTCATTGCCACCGCCTCGCCCCGCAACCATGAATGGCTCAagtcgctcggcgcctcTGCGACGTACAACTATTCTGATAACGGCGTTGCTGAGCTGATCGGCAAGGAGCACCCTGGGATCTGCTATGCCTTTGATGCGTACTCGGAGAACAATTCTGCCACGCAGTGCCTTACTGCGATGGACCACAGCAAGCCGGGCCGCTACCTCAGCGTGCTCAACCCTGGCCCCGAGGAGCACAAGGCGAACCCCAACGTGCAGATGAGCTTTGTCCTCTTGTACACGCTCGATGGCCGCGAGTTGGACCTGTTCGGTCTCAAGCGCTCCAAGGAGCAATGCATGCAGGACGTGCGCTACTTTGGCGAGCTGAACGCCGAGGAGTATGTGCCGAAGCTGATTATGAACGGCATCCTGAagcccgcgccgctccacCTGCTCAAGGGTGGTCtcagcgccgtgcacgagGGCTTGGATCTCGTGCGCACGGGCAAAAACTCGGGCAAAAAGGTGGTGATCCCTTTGTAA
- a CDS encoding uncharacterized protein (SECRETED:SignalP(1-19); TransMembrane:1 (n7-17c22/23o151-172i)) — MQWARYVCFLLAPCALAAAADSQVPSSMAPVTKPTTLSNGQPACVQFGDCTTKTGESIKTEMQNSPVTKPAPHSVPDITDKSASAAYASSLAHAAGSKGFAANPQSGNSTPVPPPTTVLTSIATQTKGADGKETPTTVIADAAVRLAAQSLPASLVPLCLALALAIAGGAFAL, encoded by the exons ATGCAGTGGGCGCGGTATGTGTGCTTCTTGCTTGCGCCatgtgcgctcgccgcggcagcGGATTCGCAAGTGCCCAGTAGCATGGCACCCGTGACGAAACCGACTACCTTGAGCAACGGACAGCCGGCGTGTGTGCAATTCGGAGACTG CACGACAAAAACAGGCGAGTCAATCAAAACAGAGATGCAGAACTCGCCCGTGACTaagccagcgccgcataGCGTGCCAGACATTACGGACAAGTCTGCGTCCGCGGCGTACGCCAgctcgctcgcgcacgccgcgggCAGCAAAGGGTTTGCCGCGAACCCACAATCGGGCAACTCGacgcctgtgccgccgccgacgacTGTGCTGACCTCGATTGCGACACAGACGAAAGGGGCGGATGGCAAAGAGACGCCGACGACTGTGATAGCGGatgcggcggtgcgccttgcagcgcaatcGCTGCCCGCTtcgcttgtgccgctgtgcctcgcgctggcACTTGCCATTGCGggcggtgcatttgcactCTGA
- the RPP0 gene encoding ribosomal protein P0 (A0) (L10E) (COG:J; BUSCO:EOG09264G1I; EggNog:ENOG503NWY4), with translation MGITRASKEAWFTRISELFDSYPSIFIVNVDNVSSQQMHQIRRSLRGEGVVIMGKNTMVRRALRQIVADHPDLEKIVPHIRGNIGFVFTSGDLKDVRAKILENRVAAPARAGAYAPSDIYVNACNTGMEPGKTSFFQALGVPTKIARGTIEIVSDVKVVNAGDRVGTSEATLLNLLNISPFTYGMVIEQIFDNGQVFEPSVLDFSEEDLLKRFMGGANQITCISLALNHPTIGSVMHNVVNAYKKVLAVSIATDYDFDGSEQIKERIRNPDAFAAAAPAAPAAAAGGEAAPAAEEKKEEEEESDGDMGFGLFD, from the coding sequence ATGGGTATTACTCGTGCTTCGAAGGAGGCTTGGTTTACGCGTATCTCTGAGCTGTTTGATAGCTACCCCTCGATTTTCATTGTGAACGTCGACAATGTGAGCTCTCAGCAGATGCACCAGATCCGTCGGTCGCTCCGCGGTGAGGGTGTTGTGATCATGGGCAAGAACACCATGGTCCGTCGTGCGCTCCGCCAGATTGTGGCCGACCACCCCGATCTCGAGAAGATTGTGCCGCACATCCGGGGCAACATTGGATTTGTCTTCACCTCTGGTGACCTCAAGGACGTGCGTGCCAAGATCCTCGAGAACCGTGttgccgcgcctgcgcgtgCCGGTGCCTATGCGCCTTCGGATATCTACGTGAATGCGTGCAACACTGGTATGGAGCCCGGTAAGACGTCCTTCTTCCAGGCCCTCGGTGTCCCGACCAAGATTGCGCGTGGTACGATCGAGATTGTATCCGACGTCAAGGTCGTCAACGCTGGCGACCGTGTCGGCACTTCGGAGGCTACGCTCTTGAACTTGCTCAACATTTCGCCGTTCACCTACGGTATGGTCATTGAGCAGATCTTCGACAACGGCCAAGTGTTCGAGCCTAGCGTGCTCGACTTCTCGGAGGAGGACTTGCTCAAGCGCTTCATGGGCGGTGCCAACCAGATCACCTGCAtctcgctcgcgctcaaCCACCCCACCATTGGCTCGGTCATGCACAATGTGGTCAATGCGTACAAAAAGGTCCTTGCCGTCTCTATCGCCACGGACTACGACTTTGACGGCTCTGAGCAAAtcaaggagcgcatccGCAACCCCGATGCCTttgctgccgctgcgcctgccgcgcctgccgctgctgccggTGGCGAGGCTGCGCCGGCCGCCGAGGAAAAgaaggaggaggaagaagagTCTGACGGTGACATGGGCTTTGGTCTCTTTGACTAA
- the ARC35_2 gene encoding Arp complex subunit (COG:Z; EggNog:ENOG503NV59), with product MPRVHTLWAFQAQPVTRERRHRSQRGSTSHEPWEHFPDDIDDIEHGATHDGTADSRPTSDAPQAHMRHASILAEQAEDRRWLRSTNVVARAGSTQHTAELRTQLRIFQEAHRAARGEHLPWRGEVAENARLLRVLRGLPPLGTSADADQLSDWEEAFEHAKMQRVRYGEKDIVQIGKQRTLLEEEMSHHEDEIQRHLAMGFADPFAPSDSSAMLHSAGEWADRASFSTTTSVQLPPQRWVPHADRQSAAAALDAIARAQHETDLDADIEDMD from the coding sequence ATGCCACGCGTGCATACGTTGTGGGCGTTCCAGGCGCAGCCCGTCAcacgcgagcgccgccatcGCAGCCAGCGCGGATCCACCAGTCACGAGCCATGGGAGCACTTTCCCGACGATATCGATGATatcgagcatggcgcgacgcacgaCGGTACGGCAGACTCTCGCCCTaccagcgatgcgccgcaagcgcataTGCGGCACGCCTCcatccttgccgagcaagcCGAGGACcggcgctggctgcgctCGACCAATGTggttgcgcgcgctggctcgACCCAGCATACCGCGGAGCTGCGTacgcagctgcgcatctTCCAGgaagcgcaccgcgccgcgcgcggcgagcatttgccgtggcgcggcgaggtTGCCGAGAATGCGCGCCTCCTGCGCGTCCTTCGTGGCCTCCCTCCCCTCGGCACCAGCGCCGATGCGGACCAGCTGAGCGACTGGGAGGAAGCGTTCGAGCACGCCAAAATGCAGCGTGTGCGGTACGGCGAGAAGGATATCGTGCAgatcggcaagcagcgcacactgctcgaggaggagaTGAGCCACCACGAGGATGAAATACAGCGGCACCTTGCGATGGGCTTTGCTGACCCGTTCGCACCGTCAGATTCCTCcgcgatgctgcacagTGCAGGGGAATGGGCCGAccgcgcgtctttttcgaCCACGACCAGCGTACAgctgccgccgcagcgctgggTTCCCCATGCAGAccggcaaagcgccgctgcagcactGGACGCgatcgcgcgtgcgcagcatgagACGGATCTCGATGCGGATATAGAAGATATGGACTAG
- a CDS encoding uncharacterized protein (COG:S; EggNog:ENOG503NVNP) yields the protein MLRCHRRGCGTEFNTGMGPCRYHPGAPVFHEGLKSWSCCKDLNKPVMEFDQFLAIQGCATTPAHTTQKQSPPPSQRPGGKVGGPEPGAEPGAATSEPQPPPKESAPQPLNLLSHGKAPAVPKPAEAACDPDTLTHVDCGARCSRTGCNYVADMDMERDRAGESCMYHPGVPVFHEGSKGYTCCKPRSLHFCDFLQIAPCTRAVCGHMFSAPPPAKHGAATHIRIDHYETPAHVHVTVYAKNIDPAQSLIVFEHEHVVLSLLLAPMGSITEPRRFDRTLEPYAAIDPSASTYTIGKMKLDLVLHKTLAGQSWPVLERSDTVYGYGVTFGHAK from the coding sequence atgctgcgctgccaTCGGCGAGGGTGCGGCACTGAATTCAACACGGGCATGGGGCCGTGCCGGTACCATCCCGGTGCGCCGGTATTCCATGAAGGACTTAAATCATGGTCCTGCTGCAAAGATCTGAACAAGCCCGTGATGGAATTTGACCAGTTCCTAGCTATCCAAGGGTGCGCGACCACACCAGCGCACACGACACAAAAACAGAGCCCCCCACCTTCTCAGCGGCCGGGGGGCAAGGTCGGTGGGCCAGAGCCAGGGGCAGAGCCAGGAGCAGCTACGAGTGAGCCCCAGCCACCCCCCAAAGAAAGCGCACCACAACCACTCAACCTGCTTTCGCACGGCAAAGCGCCCGCCGTCCCAAAACCTGCAGAAGCGGCGTGCGATCCAGATACACTGACGCATGTGGATTGTGGCGCGCGGTGTTCACGTACCGGATGCAACTATGTAGCGGATATGGACATGGAGCGCGACCGCGCGGGAGAATCGTGCATGTACCACCCCGGCGTCCCTGTCTTCCACGAGGGATCCAAAGGGTACACTTGCTGCAAGCCGCGTTCGCTGCACTTTTGCGACTTTTTGCAGattgcgccgtgcacacgcgccgTGTGCGGCCATATGttcagcgcgccgccgcccgcaaaacacggcgcggcgactCACATTCGGATCGACCACTACGAGACGCCAGCGCATGTCCATGTGACGGTGTACGCAAAGAACATCGACCCTGCACAATCCCTAATCGTGTTTGAGCACGAGCATGTTGTGCTGTCGCTCTTGCTTGCGCCGATGGGCAGCATCACGGAGCCGCGGCGGTTTGATCGAACGCTGGAGCCATACGCGGCCATCGACCCCTCTGCGTCCACGTACACGATCGGAAAAATGAAACTGGATCTCGTCCTGCACAAAACACTCGCGGGACAGAGCTGGCCGGTGCTGGAGCGCAGTGATACCGTGTATGGGTACGGCGTCACGTTTGGACACGCCAAGTAG
- a CDS encoding uncharacterized protein (COG:A; COG:B; COG:O; EggNog:ENOG503NWRZ), which produces MSEARGATVPLSLRLVASVKPAKVFHEYVQQDKQVTSADYDDRGELCVTASDDETIQLYNCRTGKYVHRAANNRHARTLYSKKYGVHLARFTHRASAIVYASTKEDDTIRYHSLHDNKYLQYFRGHKRRVISLEMSPVDDTFLSGAVDDAVRLWDLRSPSAQGNLHVQGHPVVAYDPSGAVFAVALNERAAVLLYDLRKFDQSPFLTCKIDDTDALSKVSMPPRIPVLTHLSFNNSGELILAGTSGDVHYIIDSFSGNLAWRLVGHVGLERAPGHSIGMIPQAGISGEELSWTPDGRMVIAGTYSSALTIASATGQLCVWHIPEKPPSAPVTLKPSAMLNGHEGVARVVAFNPRCAQLATAGAQLALWLPDPEAMQD; this is translated from the exons ATGAGCGAAGCGCGGGGGGCGACAGTGCCGCTCTCTTTGCGTCTTGTAGCGAGCGTGAAACCCGCGAAAGTGTTTCACGAGTATGTCCAGCAGGACAAGCAGGTCACAAGCGCGGACTATGACGaccgcggcgagctgtgTGTGACGGCGTCGGACGACGAGACGATCCAGCTGTACAACTGCCGCACGGGAAAGTAcgtgcaccgcgcggctAACAACAGGCATGCAAGGACGTTGTACAGCAAGAAATACGGCGTGCACCTTGCGCGTTTTACGCACCGTGCGTCGGCGATTGTGTATGCATCGACAAAAGAAGATG ACACGATTCGGTACCACTCCTTGCACGATAATAAGTACCTGCAGTACTTTCGTGGTCACAAGCGGCGTGTGATTTCGCTGGAGATGTCGCCGGTCGACGACACGTTCCTCAGCGGCGCTGTCGACGACGCCGTGCGTCTCTGGGATTTGCGCAGTCCCTCGGCGCAGGGCAATCTGCACGTACAGGGCCACCCTGTCGTGGCATACGATCCTTCCGGTGCCGTCTTTGCAGTGGCGCTCAacgagcgcgctgcggtgctgcTGTACGACTTGCGCAAGTTTGACCAGAGCCCCTTTCTGACATGCAAGATCGACGATACCGACGCACTTTCGAAAGTGTCGATGCCACCGCGTATTCCTGTGCTTACACACCTGAGCTTCAACAACTCGGGCGAGCTGATTCTGGCTGGGACAAGCGGAGACGTGCACTACATTATTGACTCCTTCTCTGGAAATCTTGCTTGGCGGCTTGTCGGGCATGTGgggctcgagcgcgcgccgggccACTCGATTGGCATGATCCCGCAAGCTGGAATCAGCGGCGAGGAGCTTTCATGGACCCCCGATGGGCGCATGGTGATTGCAGGTACGTATTCTTCAGCGCTCACAATAGCGTCCGCTACGGGCCAGCTATGTGTATGGCATATCCCTGAAAAACCGCCCAGTGCGCCGGTCACGCTAAAGCCAAGCGCGATGCTGAACGGACATGAAGGCGTCGCGCGGGTTGTCGCGTTCAATCCACGGTgcgcacagctcgccaccgccggcgcacagctcgcgctctggCTGCCAGACCCGGAGGCGATGCAGGACTAG
- a CDS encoding uncharacterized protein (EggNog:ENOG503P1MG; COG:I) → MSLSSKTYCTIEGNTPLVRLDFNADTRIWIMYFMGEQTPDNRLTHEFLVEGISPALQDVRKQWEKWVDEDDTDMGAALVTTSLLENKIYSNGLDLLNAIGDPNFFNDYLNRVFREFSTLPIPTVASIGGHAFAGGFTLACAHDYRVQNGERGYMCMNEIEFGAPIPTGMMSMLHSVISNPTVLRKVVLEGHRFPAKEAHAYGFVDIVASGGSEGTLKAAIELATKLRSRCAKNAWGQNREIIRKDALVKLRENDVFEPKL, encoded by the coding sequence ATGTCGCTTTCATCGAAGACGTACTGCACTATCGAAGGCAACACTCCGCTTGTCCGTCTCGACTTTAATGCGGACACGCGCATTTGGATCATGTATTTTATGGGCGAGCAGACGCCGGACAACCGTCTCACGCACGAGTTTCTCGTGGAAGGGATTTCCCCCGCACTGCAGGATGTCCGCAAACAATGGGAGAAGTGGGTCGATGAAGACGATACGGACATGGGCGCGGCCCTGGTGACTACCTCGCTCCTGGAGAACAAAATCTACTCCAACGGCCTGGACTTGCTGAACGCGATCGGCGATCCAAACTTTTTCAACGACTACCTGAACCGCGTCTTTCGCGAGTTTAGCACGCTGCCGATCCCGACTGTGGCTTCGATCGGTGGGCACGCGTTTGCTGGGGGCTTTACGCTGGCCTGTGCGCACGACTACCGCGTGCAgaatggcgagcgcggGTACATGTGCATGAACGAGATCGAGTTTGGCGCACCGATCCCTACTGGGATGATGAGCATGCTTCATTCGGTGATCAGCAACCCgactgtgctgcgcaaggtgGTGCTGGAAGGCCATCGTTTCCCGGCCAAAGAGGCGCACGCGTACGGATTCGTCGACATTGTCGCCAGTGGAGGCTCCGAAGGCACGCTCAAGGCCGCGATCGAGCTTGCGACcaagctgcgctcgcgctgtgccaaGAATGCATGGGGTCAAAACCGCGAGATTATCCGCAAGGATGCACTTGTGAAGCTAAGGGAGAACGACGTGTTTGAGCCAAAGTTGTAA
- a CDS encoding uncharacterized protein (EggNog:ENOG503NVY5; COG:C; TransMembrane:3 (o57-79i139-155o170-190i)): MLRAYVKRVSAHGFQPGMAHPRLTRIMIPHQHFHTSAPNHSLRQIGRSLWSTRLVRYPVYGAGSIVFSIIAILGGLMVYDSMTYKHMPSSDEIKPRFSSMQRGGPDNLPVLGPAASDDDAPDENVALGSDGKPRRKQRLVIVGGGWAAVGLLSKLEPDVYDVVLVSPNNYFLFTPLLPAVAVGTVGFRSITESLRKLLSYCGGSYMQGAAVKVHAAENLDMATLEKTQNAAGLLEVEVISTQWDGDLQYKTDENHGELVYVPYDKLVIAVGSVTNSRVAGVEHCTFLKTIRDAYVLRKKLIENLEVAALPTTSEEERRRLLSFVICGGGPTGVEVAAEIVDLLSEDVSSVFPAYLAKYASIHLIQSRNHILNTYSESISEFAENVFRKDNIDLIVNSYVKEVKDDSVVYTIKNAMTGEVEERSIPSGLTIWSAGIRMADFTRIFAESLPRQHNKHALVVDTHLRVLGAPRGTVYALGDASTIDNDMIGFLDKHFSTYDRDNDGELTVAEFKYLLNRIEHRFPITSHQLRHMEKLFEKYDHNHDMRISIDELHTLLHDLSKSLTSFPPTAQVASQEGKYLGRKLNYYGKLYNENRLPEPREGDALAAFFDVEDEIYKPFRFHSLGSIAYLGNAAAFDLPLPGPFHTFFGGLAVMYAWRTGCT; this comes from the exons ATGTTGCGTGCCTATGTGAAGCGAGTTTCCGCGCATGGCTTCCAGCCTGGAATGGCCCACCCTCGCCTTACTCGCATCATGATTCCACACCAGCACTTTCATACAAGTGCCCCCAACCACTCCTTGCGCCAAATCGGCCGCTCGTTGTGGTCgacgcgccttgtgcggTACCCCGTCTACGGAGCAGGCTCGATCGTCTTTTCCATCATTGCCATTCTGGGTGGTCTGATGGTGTACGACTCGATGACTTACAAGCATATGCCTTCGAGCGACGAAATCAAGCCCAGGTTTTCcagcatgcagcgcggcggtcCTGACAATCTTCCGGTGCTTGGCCCCGCCGCGTCGGACGATGATGCGCCCGACGAAAATGTGGCGCTCGGTAGCGATGGCAAGCCccgccgcaagcagcggctTGTGATTGTGGGGGGCGGCTGGGCTGCCGTCGGCCTGCTTTCAAAATTGGAGCCCGACGTGTACGATGTGGTGCTGGTCAGTCCGAACAATTACTTTTTGTTCACGCCCCTCTTGCCTGCTGTCGCGGTCGGTACGGTTGGATTCCGTAGCATTACCGAGtccttgcgcaagctgctgtCCTACTGTGGTGGCAGCTACATGCAGGGCGCCGCTGTGAAGGTGCACGCTGCCGAGAACCTCGACATGGCGACGCTGGAAAAGACGCAGAACGCTGCTGGCCTCCTGGAAGTCGAGGTGATTTCCACGCAGTGGGACGGCGATTTGCAGTACAAGACCGACGAGAATCATGGCGAGCTGGTCTACGTCCCGTACGACAAGCTTGTCATTGCCGTTGGCAGCGTTACCAACtcgcgcgtcgcaggcGTGGAGCACTGCACATTTTTGAAGACGATCCGCGACGCCTacgtgctgcgcaagaagctGATAGAAAACTTGGaagtcgcggcgctcccGACGACCTCGGAGGAGGAACGCCGCAGGCTCCTTTCGTTTGTCATCTGCGGCGGCGGACCGACGGGCGTGGAAGTTGCCGCGGAAATTGTCGACCTGCTCTCCGAAGATGTGAGCTCCGTGTTTCCTGCCTACCTGGCCAAGTACGCGAGTATCCATTTGATCCAGAGCCGGAACCACATTTTGAACACCTACTCGGAATCCATCTCGGAGTTTGCCGAGAATGTTTTCCGCAAAGACAATATCGATCTCATTGTCAACTCGTACGTCAAGGAAGTGAAGGATGACTCGGTCGTGTACACAATCAAGAACGCCATGACGGGAGAGGTGGAAGAGCGCAGTATACCGTCGGGCCTTACCATCTGGTCCGCTGGCATCCGCATGGCAGACTTTACGCGCATCTTTGCCGAATCGCTTCCCAGGCAGCACAACAAACACGCACTGGTGGTTGACACGCATCTgcgtgtgcttggcgctccGCGCGGAACTGTGTACGCTCTGGGTGACGCATCGACTATTGATAATGACATGATTGGGTTCCTCGATAAGCATTTCAGCACCTATGACAGGGACAATGACGGAGAACTGACGGTCGCTGAGTTCAAGTACCTTCTCAATCGCATCGAACACCGGTTCCCCATCACTTCGCATCAGTTGAGGCACATGGAGAAGCTGTTTGAGAAGTATGACCATAACCATGATATGCGCATCAgcatcgacgagctgcacacCCTGCTGCACGACCTGTCCAAGAGCTTGACGAGTTTCCCACCGAccgcgcaagtcgcgtCGCAGGAGGGCAAGTACCTTGGGCGCAAGCTGAACTACTATGGGAAGCTATACAATGAGAACCGCTTGCCAGAGCCGCGCGAAGGCGATGCACTGGCTGCGTTTTTCGATGTCGAAGACGAGATTTACAAGCCGTTCCGCTTCCACAGCCTCGGCAGCATTGCGTACCTCGGAAACGCCGCGGCATTCGATCTTCCTTTGCCGGGGCCGTTCCACACATTCTTTGGTGGCCTTGCTGTCATGTATGCATGGCGCA CGGGGTGTACGTAA
- a CDS encoding uncharacterized protein (EggNog:ENOG503P2WD): MSSFKVRLRVPGPRIAGDGERSEAGEPVPGAPQESDAPATPASGTEYSSSPPEKSAKKLAKPRKTSGPPSTISSVAANLSLEEIDALPSAKRRKSLKTRGAPGPGRGWRKGLSKGQKPVYRLPGDVSTADLPHDSEFMAVHSTTPASFAHMDVPGTRKKGASKGLSAKGMERAPLPSSRMRVSPNSPDATFKYPRIPDLRDQMPLLPLPHIPNFIPPLTPLQRTITKPRHWRTGTREILSLGGRAWRAPTWLSEPRAKDEAQADAQADADEGDEEASLPSSDADAVEA; this comes from the coding sequence ATGTCCTCATTCAAGGTGCGCCTACGTGTGCCGGGACCGCGAATCGCGGGGGACGGGGAGCGATCCGAGGCGGGTGAGCCGGTGCCGGGTGCGCCCCAAGAGTCCGACGCCCCGGCGACGCCCGCAAGTGGTACAGAGTACTCCTCGTCTCCCCCGGAGAAGAGCGCAAAAAAACTTGCAAAGCCACGCAAGACCAGCGGCCCGCCGAGCACCATCTCTTCCGTCGCTGCAAACCTGTCACTGGAGGAGATCGATGCGttgccgagcgccaagcggcgcaagagcCTCAAGacccgcggcgcgccagggCCGGGCCGCGGCTGGCGCAAAGGCCTCTCGAAAGGGCAGAAGCCCGTGTACCGCTTGCCGGGCGATGTATCCACCGCAGATCTGCCGCACGATAGTGAATTTATGGCGGTGCATTCCACCACGCCAGCATCTTTTGCGCATATGGACGTGCCGGGCACGCGGAAGAAAGGCGCGAGCAAAGGGCTGTCGGCAAAGGGTatggagcgcgcgccgctgccgagcagccGCATGCGCGTCTCGCCAAACTCACCCGACGCCACCTTCAAGTACCCACGCATCCCCGATCTCCGGGACCAgatgccgctgctgccgctgccgcacATTCCCAACTTTATACCGCCGCTCACGCcgctccagcgcacgatTACCAAGCCGCGGCACTGGCGAACAGGCACGCGTGAAATTCTCAGTTTGGGGGGGCGTGCATGGCGTGCGCCCACATGGCTgagcgagccgcgcgccaaggacgaggcgcaggcagACGCGCAGGCAGACGCGGACGAGGGGGACGAAGAGGCGTCTCTGCCCTCGTCAGACGCGGATGCTGTAGAGGCGTGA